In Glycine max cultivar Williams 82 chromosome 7, Glycine_max_v4.0, whole genome shotgun sequence, a single window of DNA contains:
- the LOC106799307 gene encoding uncharacterized protein, giving the protein MEFDTLDEFKSALREYSILMGREFKWKKNDKQRARAKCKKAFCDWEIYCAKNEVRNSFKIKTFKHNHNCCREVNNKQANRQWVVSKLEGKLRMQPTLKCVEALEYFKQEFGVHIEVTKMWRAMKEAKQLVEGNERKQYAKVFDYAHELLRSNPGSTVKINTVPSPEGPPQLQRLYICLAGCKKGFVAGCRPFIGLDGCFLKSAFGGNFLSDVGLDGNNHIFVIAYVVVDIENKDNWKWFLTLLHEDLEDYIQNG; this is encoded by the coding sequence ATGGAGTTTGATACTCTAGATGAATTTAAATCTGCCTTGAGGGAGTATAGCATATTGATGGGCAGGGAGTTCAAGTGGAAGAAGAATGATAAACAGAGGGCTAGAGCAAAATGCAAGAAGGCATTTTGTGATTGGGAAATCTACTGTGCAAAGAATGAAGTTAGAAACTCTTTTAAGATAAAGACATTTAAGCATAACCATAATTGCTGTAGAGAAGTGAACAACAAACAAGCAAATAGACAGTGGGTGGTCAGTAAACTTGAGGGCAAACTCAGAATGCAGCCAACCCTTAAATGTGTTGAAGCTTTGGAATATTTCAAGCAAGAGTTTGGAGTGCACATTGAAGTTACAAAGATGTGGAGAGCTATGAAAGAAGCAAAGCAACTAGTGGAAGGGAATGAGAGGAAACAATATGCCAAAGTATTTGATTATGCACATGAATTATTAAGGAGCAATCCTGGATCAACAGTTAAGATCAACACAGTGCCAAGTCCAGAAGGTCCACCACAATTGCAGAGGCTATATATTTGTCTTGCTGGCTGTAAGAAGGGGTTTGTTGCTGGATGTAGACCATTCATAGGTCTAGATGGATGTTTTCTAAAGAGTGCATTTGGAGGAAACTTTCTCTCTGATGTTGGGCTTGATGGAAATAACCACATCTTTGTTATTGCTTATGTTGTTGTGGACATTGAGAACAAAGACAATTGGAAATGGTTTTTAACTTTGTTGCATGAAGATCTTGAGGATTACATACAGAATGGGTGA